Proteins encoded by one window of Salicibibacter halophilus:
- a CDS encoding serine hydrolase domain-containing protein, whose amino-acid sequence MGNRLKPMVTGGFLLLPLLFFNAESSHASPDQADGLKPGSPGSAGMVEQELNDIDDLIQQGIDDRVTPGAVVLTAKNGMIAKEDAYGEVARYLDDDFTEMNNPVDMQTDTIFDVASITKVFTAISAMQLYENGEFDLDDQVANYIPEFNEGDKSEITIRHLITHTSGFEDWVPLYTEADSREEAYDIVFSSELTHEPGSDYVYSDLNMISLAAVIEQITGERLDEYIEKNITEPLGMDDTMFNPPESLQERTAATEYQPDVERGLVWGEVHDENAWVMDGVSGHAGLFSTARDLAVFAQTFLNEGEYGEERILQPETVEKIGTNQLPDSLDDTHGLGWELDQAWYMGDLSESETIGHTGFTGTSVVINPNEQMMAILLTNRVHPTRKGASPNEIREHVADQTAAAIDAWDASHMKSLVEDLDAEGEFSNEEAFQHLHTHLTAVHYYENQEEAEKVITHMEGFQDLIDDQLNNEVISKDAFNILRAQSEDLIETWE is encoded by the coding sequence ATGGGCAATCGTTTGAAACCGATGGTTACCGGAGGTTTTTTGTTGCTACCACTGTTGTTTTTTAACGCAGAGTCAAGCCATGCTTCACCTGATCAGGCAGACGGACTCAAACCGGGATCGCCAGGTAGTGCCGGCATGGTGGAGCAGGAATTAAACGACATCGATGATCTCATTCAGCAGGGGATCGATGACCGAGTGACGCCGGGAGCGGTCGTTTTGACAGCCAAAAATGGAATGATTGCAAAAGAGGACGCTTATGGCGAGGTCGCCCGCTATTTGGACGATGATTTCACCGAAATGAATAATCCCGTTGATATGCAAACGGACACGATCTTCGATGTAGCTTCTATTACGAAGGTATTCACTGCGATTTCTGCCATGCAGTTGTATGAAAATGGAGAATTCGATCTGGACGATCAGGTGGCAAACTATATACCGGAGTTTAATGAAGGTGATAAATCTGAAATCACCATTCGGCATCTTATCACTCACACCTCCGGTTTTGAAGATTGGGTGCCACTGTATACGGAAGCGGATTCCCGTGAAGAAGCGTATGACATTGTTTTTTCTTCCGAGCTAACGCATGAACCTGGAAGCGATTATGTATACAGCGATCTGAACATGATTTCGTTAGCCGCGGTGATCGAACAAATAACAGGAGAACGGCTCGACGAATATATTGAAAAAAATATTACCGAACCACTTGGGATGGATGACACGATGTTTAATCCACCGGAATCACTGCAGGAGCGTACTGCTGCCACCGAATATCAACCTGATGTCGAACGGGGACTCGTTTGGGGCGAAGTTCATGATGAAAATGCGTGGGTGATGGATGGTGTGTCCGGACATGCCGGTTTATTTTCAACAGCTCGGGATCTAGCGGTATTCGCGCAAACGTTCCTGAATGAAGGAGAGTACGGAGAAGAAAGAATTCTGCAGCCGGAAACGGTAGAAAAAATCGGAACCAATCAGTTGCCAGATTCACTAGATGATACTCACGGGCTTGGCTGGGAATTGGACCAAGCCTGGTATATGGGTGATCTATCCGAGTCTGAAACAATCGGCCATACCGGTTTTACCGGGACGTCAGTGGTTATTAATCCGAATGAGCAAATGATGGCGATTTTACTGACCAATCGGGTTCATCCGACACGGAAAGGAGCGTCCCCGAATGAGATTCGGGAACATGTTGCTGATCAGACAGCAGCTGCCATCGATGCCTGGGATGCAAGTCATATGAAATCGCTCGTAGAAGATTTGGATGCGGAGGGTGAATTTTCAAATGAAGAAGCCTTTCAACACTTGCATACCCATTTAACTGCCGTTCATTATTATGAAAATCAGGAGGAAGCAGAAAAAGTAATCACCCACATGGAAGGTTTTCAGGATTTAATTGATGATCAGTTAAACAACGAGGTGATTTCTAAAGATGCATTCAATATTCTTCGCGCGCAATCGGAAGACTTGATTGAGACGTGGGAATAG
- a CDS encoding LysR family transcriptional regulator: MNLLSFRYFMEVADTLNFSEASKRLHVSQPGLSQQISALEKEIGFKLLRRTTRQVSLTEEGAYLYEHLYPSFHKIEGLIQEVVESKKIPQATARISSVPSAASIWVPKLLKKMQANLDTVELYIEETTSEQAIEAIKKQQSHLAFIRTPADLNELRNKDIAALEFSKHPLLAVLSKNHPMAGEKAIDLKTLNNEAFIHYHPKNSPSLYYLLERACLEAGFVPNTLCVGPELRTIENLISHEVGVTLMPADMAAVMTEEHVTSIPIAGVAYMSSISLIWEETAYTPFITKDLIAIAKEEFSSFIH; this comes from the coding sequence ATGAATCTTTTATCGTTTCGTTATTTTATGGAAGTCGCGGACACGCTGAACTTCAGCGAAGCTTCCAAGCGGCTGCATGTGAGCCAGCCCGGTTTAAGCCAACAAATCTCGGCACTGGAAAAAGAAATCGGGTTCAAATTGCTGCGACGAACGACACGTCAAGTATCCCTGACAGAAGAAGGCGCCTATCTTTACGAACATTTATATCCATCTTTTCATAAAATTGAAGGCCTGATTCAAGAAGTTGTTGAATCTAAAAAAATTCCGCAAGCGACAGCGCGCATATCATCCGTGCCATCAGCGGCAAGCATTTGGGTTCCCAAATTGCTAAAAAAAATGCAAGCGAATCTTGATACGGTTGAGCTATACATTGAAGAAACTACATCAGAACAGGCAATCGAAGCCATAAAAAAACAACAAAGCCACCTCGCCTTTATTCGAACGCCTGCGGATTTAAACGAACTTCGGAATAAGGATATCGCCGCATTGGAGTTTAGCAAACATCCTTTATTGGCTGTCTTGTCGAAGAACCATCCGATGGCCGGCGAAAAAGCCATTGATTTGAAAACGCTTAATAATGAAGCTTTTATTCACTATCATCCGAAAAATTCACCATCGCTTTACTATTTATTGGAAAGGGCTTGTCTCGAAGCTGGTTTTGTGCCAAACACACTGTGTGTTGGGCCGGAATTGCGGACCATTGAAAACTTGATCAGTCACGAGGTCGGCGTTACACTTATGCCTGCTGATATGGCAGCTGTCATGACGGAAGAGCATGTAACATCGATTCCCATCGCGGGTGTGGCCTACATGAGTTCCATCTCGCTCATTTGGGAGGAAACGGCCTATACCCCTTTTATTACGAAAGATTTAATCGCAATCGCCAAAGAAGAATTTTCTTCTTTTATACATTAA
- a CDS encoding TAXI family TRAP transporter solute-binding subunit, with protein MKKILAKATAIGAAALLLSACGDFDEELEILTGGEQGAYYPLGGQLSTLINENVEDYDASHFATSASVVNLNDLSDDQGDLALTQNDTAYYAIEGEVDFEEPLEGFSGMATLYPEVIQIVATEASGIETVEDLEGMSVAVGDAGSGTEVVSNQILEAHGITYDDITVEYQDFEDAADGLQDANIDAALMVAGTPTGAIEALEAQQDITMVEVEEEVSDELVNEYPYYTEHELEEGLYNEDDDAVNTLAVQAMLVAHDELDDEIVYEVMEVIFDNTDTFETAHASGAHIDLETAQDGMPIDLHPGAEQYFEDQ; from the coding sequence ATGAAAAAAATACTGGCAAAGGCAACAGCCATCGGGGCAGCCGCGCTGTTGCTCAGCGCTTGCGGGGATTTTGATGAAGAATTGGAAATTTTAACAGGTGGTGAACAAGGGGCATATTATCCTTTAGGTGGCCAGCTCTCCACACTCATTAATGAGAACGTTGAAGATTACGACGCGTCCCATTTTGCAACGAGCGCTTCGGTTGTAAATCTCAACGACCTTTCCGATGATCAAGGGGACCTTGCTTTAACGCAAAATGATACCGCTTACTATGCCATAGAAGGCGAAGTTGATTTTGAGGAACCATTGGAAGGATTCAGCGGAATGGCGACCCTCTATCCAGAAGTTATTCAAATCGTAGCAACGGAAGCCTCCGGCATTGAAACGGTGGAAGATCTGGAAGGCATGAGTGTTGCCGTTGGGGACGCGGGTTCAGGGACGGAAGTGGTTTCCAATCAAATTCTCGAAGCTCATGGCATAACGTATGACGACATCACGGTGGAATACCAAGACTTTGAAGACGCTGCCGACGGCTTGCAAGATGCGAACATCGATGCTGCGTTAATGGTCGCGGGAACTCCTACAGGTGCAATTGAAGCATTGGAGGCCCAACAGGATATTACGATGGTCGAAGTTGAAGAAGAGGTATCAGATGAACTAGTTAATGAATATCCGTACTATACCGAGCATGAGCTTGAAGAAGGTTTATATAATGAAGATGACGATGCGGTAAATACGCTGGCTGTGCAAGCCATGCTTGTCGCCCATGACGAACTGGACGATGAGATTGTTTACGAGGTTATGGAAGTCATCTTTGACAACACGGATACTTTCGAAACCGCCCATGCATCCGGCGCCCATATTGATTTAGAAACCGCCCAAGATGGCATGCCGATTGATTTGCATCCCGGTGCGGAACAATACTTTGAAGATCAATAA
- a CDS encoding glycoside hydrolase family 3 protein, whose protein sequence is MKTFISMAMLVLLMASPGFKQAQTDAKPLSGEETSDKVTQIIDDMNDKEKIGQLVMLAPQDGDDGMPDEFTKEMIQEYGMGSVIVRGERDAATQAEYNNQLQAYAADNRMNVPLFTTADLENGAAQQVPEDATTFPRQMGVGATNSLQHAETFARIAGQEADALGFNWSYSPVADVNVDPLNPVIGVRAFSEQTDLVSEMTAAQVSGYQEEDVIATAKHFPGHGDTDTDSHFELPTVTYDREELEELHLPPFQSAIDADIDSMMTAHIIIEAIDSELPATLSEDVLTGLLREDMGFDGLIVTDDMAMEAITDNWGAGEAAVMSIQAGADIVMALASPTEAHDALYDAYQSGELSEERVHESLERVLTKKLEYDLFDDRYVDASEAEAFVGNQEHQDIAEQMGRDSITLAKNEDILPFDEDSEETTFVAGVTHVNDIAERVQQQSNGEVLSWQAGTDDPTSEEIEEAVNQAADADRILVPTFSIDELPDGQSQLVEALKETDNPVAAISLGLPYDVQNYPDVDAYLASYALDNWELANSTSINAAVDVVFGEQPGGELPVTIEDHYEFGHGLSYEPSNASDIEQLVEQYERKGAFEKEEAVRHLLTHLTAVHHYENEEEADKVVTHVEGFKDLLNDQEDNALISKEAYEDLQDQANDLLEQWQ, encoded by the coding sequence ATGAAAACATTCATTTCTATGGCGATGCTCGTTCTATTAATGGCAAGCCCGGGTTTCAAGCAGGCTCAAACAGATGCCAAGCCATTATCCGGTGAGGAGACAAGCGATAAGGTGACACAAATCATCGATGACATGAACGATAAAGAAAAAATTGGACAATTAGTCATGCTGGCGCCTCAGGATGGAGATGACGGCATGCCGGATGAATTCACGAAGGAGATGATTCAAGAATATGGCATGGGTTCTGTGATTGTTCGCGGGGAGAGAGATGCAGCCACACAGGCTGAATACAATAATCAATTGCAAGCGTATGCCGCGGATAATCGCATGAACGTTCCATTGTTCACAACGGCCGACTTAGAAAACGGGGCTGCGCAGCAGGTGCCTGAAGATGCGACAACATTTCCTCGTCAAATGGGGGTCGGAGCTACTAATAGTTTGCAACATGCGGAGACATTTGCACGCATAGCGGGCCAAGAAGCGGATGCGTTAGGTTTTAACTGGAGCTATTCTCCGGTTGCGGATGTGAACGTTGACCCCTTAAATCCTGTTATTGGTGTACGTGCTTTTAGCGAACAGACAGATCTCGTATCTGAAATGACCGCTGCTCAAGTATCCGGCTATCAGGAGGAAGACGTCATTGCTACAGCCAAACACTTTCCGGGTCATGGCGATACGGATACGGACTCTCATTTTGAATTGCCAACGGTAACCTATGATCGTGAGGAGCTCGAAGAGTTACATTTACCTCCTTTTCAATCAGCTATTGACGCCGATATCGATTCAATGATGACTGCTCATATTATCATAGAGGCAATAGATTCTGAGCTTCCGGCCACATTATCCGAAGATGTATTAACGGGGCTTTTACGTGAGGATATGGGATTCGATGGTTTAATCGTCACTGACGACATGGCCATGGAAGCAATCACGGATAATTGGGGAGCCGGAGAAGCCGCGGTGATGTCGATCCAGGCTGGCGCTGATATCGTTATGGCACTTGCATCCCCGACAGAAGCGCATGACGCCCTTTATGACGCTTATCAATCCGGTGAATTATCCGAGGAACGGGTGCATGAGTCACTGGAACGCGTTCTAACGAAAAAATTGGAATATGATTTGTTTGACGATCGTTATGTGGATGCTTCCGAAGCTGAAGCATTTGTCGGAAATCAAGAGCATCAAGATATCGCGGAGCAAATGGGGCGAGATTCTATTACGTTGGCAAAAAATGAAGATATTTTACCTTTTGATGAAGATAGTGAGGAAACAACGTTTGTGGCAGGCGTTACGCATGTGAATGATATTGCCGAGCGGGTGCAACAGCAAAGCAACGGAGAGGTGCTTTCTTGGCAAGCCGGTACCGATGATCCCACGAGCGAAGAAATAGAAGAAGCTGTGAATCAGGCAGCAGATGCAGATCGAATTCTTGTGCCCACTTTCTCTATTGATGAGCTTCCGGATGGACAAAGTCAATTGGTAGAGGCATTAAAAGAGACCGATAACCCTGTCGCGGCTATTTCACTGGGTCTCCCGTACGATGTGCAAAACTATCCGGACGTAGATGCGTATCTTGCTTCCTATGCCCTTGATAATTGGGAGTTAGCGAACTCAACATCCATCAATGCCGCTGTTGATGTGGTCTTTGGTGAACAGCCCGGCGGTGAGCTCCCGGTTACGATTGAAGATCATTATGAGTTCGGACATGGATTAAGTTATGAACCAAGCAATGCCTCAGATATTGAGCAACTCGTTGAACAATACGAAAGAAAAGGAGCATTTGAAAAAGAGGAAGCCGTTCGCCACCTATTGACCCACTTAACAGCCGTCCATCATTATGAAAATGAAGAAGAAGCAGACAAAGTCGTGACCCATGTGGAAGGGTTTAAGGATTTGCTTAACGATCAAGAAGACAACGCGTTGATTAGCAAGGAAGCCTATGAAGATCTCCAAGATCAAGCAAATGACCTGTTGGAGCAATGGCAGTGA
- a CDS encoding ABC transporter ATP-binding protein, with amino-acid sequence MADIKFDHIYKRFDRGLPAVTDFNLDISDGEFIVFVGPSGCGKSTMLRMIAGLEEITEGSLYIDDNYINDVSPKDRDIAMVFQNYALYPHMDVFDNMAFGLKIGKFQKAEIKERVENVCQILGLEDYLHRKPKALSGGERQRVALGRAIVRNPKVFLMDEPLSNLDAKLRVQMRYEIIKIHQQLKTTTIYVTHDQTEAMTMASRIVVMKDGFIEQIGAPRQVYHYPENMFVGGFIGAPPMNFLEGTIRDNHFWIDNQVSMKIPEERLSEIKKHEGIAIILGIRPEDVHDEEAFLETMQESKANVTIDLAEITGSEAVLYTKIGNQDITAVVNLRSNIQQGDNLELGFNMNKVHFFDPESGNRLKPAHET; translated from the coding sequence ATGGCAGATATCAAATTTGATCATATTTACAAGCGGTTTGATAGAGGTTTGCCCGCGGTTACGGATTTTAATCTGGATATTTCAGATGGAGAATTCATTGTTTTTGTTGGACCGTCGGGGTGCGGAAAATCGACAATGTTACGCATGATCGCGGGTCTGGAGGAAATTACGGAGGGATCTTTATACATTGATGACAATTACATTAATGATGTATCCCCCAAAGACCGTGACATCGCCATGGTTTTTCAAAACTACGCGTTATACCCGCACATGGACGTATTCGACAACATGGCTTTTGGTTTAAAAATAGGTAAATTCCAAAAAGCAGAGATTAAAGAACGTGTAGAAAATGTCTGTCAAATCCTCGGTTTGGAAGACTACTTGCACCGAAAACCAAAAGCGCTTTCAGGTGGGGAACGCCAACGAGTAGCTTTAGGCCGTGCTATTGTTCGTAACCCAAAAGTATTTTTAATGGATGAACCGTTATCGAATTTGGACGCAAAATTGCGGGTTCAAATGCGTTACGAAATCATTAAAATTCACCAGCAGTTGAAAACAACGACAATCTATGTGACCCACGATCAAACGGAAGCGATGACGATGGCTTCACGTATTGTGGTCATGAAAGATGGTTTTATCGAACAAATCGGTGCACCGAGGCAAGTGTATCACTATCCTGAAAATATGTTTGTTGGAGGTTTTATCGGTGCCCCACCCATGAATTTTTTGGAGGGAACCATTCGCGATAACCATTTCTGGATCGATAACCAAGTTTCGATGAAAATACCGGAAGAACGTTTGAGTGAGATAAAAAAGCACGAAGGGATTGCGATTATTTTGGGAATCCGGCCGGAAGATGTACATGACGAGGAAGCGTTTTTGGAAACGATGCAAGAATCGAAGGCGAATGTAACGATTGATCTTGCAGAAATTACGGGCTCCGAAGCAGTTTTGTATACCAAAATCGGAAACCAAGATATTACGGCGGTTGTTAATCTGCGTAGTAACATCCAGCAAGGCGATAACCTTGAACTCGGATTTAACATGAATAAGGTTCATTTCTTTGATCCGGAAAGCGGAAACCGGCTGAAACCTGCCCATGAAACATAA
- a CDS encoding DUF1850 domain-containing protein gives MRGILAFLQGRWSLFLPFLAILLLLAVFWEQTPKLQVIATASDDVLLEEEIEPGDTFFHEYIHSVMKTPIREVFEINEDFEVVPIETWTQAFGAGIPYEADEPIRKEEGFYVIPDDGRVVEELRLIPSNLYTHTFQFKDETLYLSDMEEDDRRVMIHVQGG, from the coding sequence ATGAGAGGCATTTTAGCATTTTTGCAAGGGAGATGGAGCCTCTTCCTCCCCTTCCTTGCCATCCTTCTTTTATTGGCCGTCTTCTGGGAACAAACACCGAAGTTACAAGTAATCGCTACAGCGTCCGATGACGTTTTACTCGAAGAAGAGATTGAGCCAGGTGACACTTTTTTTCATGAATATATTCATTCGGTAATGAAAACGCCCATTCGGGAAGTTTTTGAGATCAATGAAGATTTCGAAGTCGTCCCGATAGAAACTTGGACCCAGGCTTTCGGCGCCGGCATTCCCTATGAAGCAGACGAGCCAATCCGGAAAGAGGAGGGCTTTTACGTCATCCCCGATGATGGAAGGGTCGTGGAAGAGTTACGGCTAATTCCATCCAACCTCTACACACACACCTTTCAATTTAAAGATGAAACCCTCTATTTATCGGACATGGAGGAAGATGACCGCCGCGTCATGATTCACGTGCAAGGAGGATAG
- a CDS encoding TRAP transporter permease produces the protein MADTSKQNEEIKETIEAPQDSPEEALEAEGSDRSVFGWKAILILIISVALSLYHLYTAGFGLIVSTNQHLFIHLLAGLLLIFLIFPRKKGLGQTTIVWYDMALAGLVLVVGSFVMLNQTHQTILQGNMETSHMIAGIIMILLLLEAARRVVGKPLLIIALIFIAYYFLGDYLPPPFGHGRANFEQFIYEMMYTSTGILGTPLSVSANYVFIFILFGAILEATGAGKMFIDLALRAVGHYRGGPAKAAVVGSGFMGSISGSSVANAVTTGTFTIPLMKKVGFRPQTSGGIEVASSSSGQFLPPVMGAAAFLMIEYTPYSYAQIMISALIPAILTYIAIIWMVHIESVKHNIQGLAKDSLVSGRKSLLQQGYLIVPIIALVYFVMAGNTVFNAAFYSIVMLLTVAILAHRLRERFGAGLLIAGVLAGVAYGMYHLFGWHFEISVMIAIGTFICVFFVLFQNKFNIESAPIKFKARELMISLEMASRKALTVIAACATAGILIGIINLTGLSGSLPTIIVGFAGDQLLLVLFFTFIACLIVGLGLPTTATYVILASMIAPALIEMGVPIMAAHLFVLYYGVLADDTPPVNLPAYAVSGIARADPIITGVQGFKYDAGALLLPFVFTMNTIILLLPENQGMFAWYEIVWAIFTALVGILAFVTVIQNYMFVKYRWFEWILALSSALVFIHPAFISDLIGVGLFALLISTHLLRKRSIDRDRGSGAEVTA, from the coding sequence ATGGCAGATACTTCAAAGCAGAACGAGGAAATTAAAGAAACCATCGAAGCTCCGCAAGATTCGCCAGAGGAAGCGTTGGAAGCAGAAGGAAGCGACCGGAGCGTCTTTGGTTGGAAAGCGATACTGATTCTCATCATCTCTGTTGCGCTTTCTCTTTATCATTTATATACAGCCGGTTTCGGTTTGATCGTATCCACAAACCAACATCTATTTATTCACCTGCTCGCAGGGCTCCTTCTTATTTTCCTTATTTTCCCTAGAAAAAAGGGATTGGGTCAAACGACCATCGTCTGGTACGATATGGCACTTGCTGGCTTAGTACTCGTTGTAGGCTCATTTGTTATGTTAAACCAAACCCACCAAACAATATTGCAGGGAAATATGGAGACAAGCCATATGATCGCCGGGATCATCATGATTTTGTTGCTGCTGGAAGCTGCTCGGCGAGTGGTGGGGAAACCTTTATTGATTATTGCTTTAATATTCATTGCCTATTATTTCTTAGGGGATTATCTCCCCCCACCTTTTGGCCATGGCCGAGCCAATTTTGAGCAGTTCATTTATGAAATGATGTACACATCAACAGGGATTTTAGGGACCCCCTTATCTGTTTCAGCTAATTACGTTTTCATTTTCATCCTCTTTGGGGCGATTTTGGAAGCGACCGGTGCAGGCAAGATGTTTATCGATCTGGCCCTTCGAGCGGTCGGCCATTACCGGGGCGGACCGGCAAAAGCAGCCGTCGTTGGTTCCGGTTTTATGGGCTCCATTTCCGGAAGCTCGGTCGCAAATGCCGTCACCACCGGAACATTTACGATCCCGCTCATGAAAAAAGTAGGGTTTCGGCCGCAAACATCAGGCGGGATCGAAGTGGCCTCGTCCTCAAGCGGACAGTTTTTGCCGCCAGTCATGGGGGCCGCCGCCTTTTTGATGATTGAGTACACCCCTTACAGCTACGCGCAAATTATGATTTCCGCGTTGATTCCCGCGATATTAACGTATATCGCGATCATCTGGATGGTGCACATTGAATCAGTGAAACACAACATCCAGGGATTGGCGAAGGATTCGCTCGTTTCCGGACGAAAAAGTTTGCTACAGCAAGGCTACCTGATTGTTCCGATTATCGCGCTTGTGTATTTTGTCATGGCCGGTAACACTGTCTTTAATGCTGCCTTTTATTCCATCGTTATGCTTTTGACGGTTGCGATTCTTGCCCACCGCCTGAGGGAGCGTTTCGGAGCAGGTTTGCTAATCGCGGGTGTATTGGCAGGGGTGGCATATGGCATGTACCACTTGTTCGGTTGGCACTTTGAAATTTCCGTTATGATCGCGATCGGTACCTTTATTTGTGTATTCTTCGTGCTTTTTCAAAATAAATTCAACATTGAATCTGCCCCTATTAAATTTAAAGCGCGCGAATTAATGATCAGTCTGGAAATGGCTTCACGCAAAGCACTTACCGTCATTGCCGCCTGTGCTACCGCAGGTATTCTCATTGGAATCATTAATCTGACCGGACTATCCGGATCTTTGCCTACCATTATTGTAGGATTTGCAGGCGATCAATTGCTCCTTGTCCTCTTCTTTACGTTTATCGCGTGCCTCATCGTCGGACTTGGGCTTCCGACAACGGCGACTTACGTAATTCTGGCATCCATGATCGCACCCGCTCTTATTGAAATGGGCGTGCCGATTATGGCTGCACACTTATTCGTCCTTTACTACGGAGTACTCGCCGACGATACACCACCGGTGAACTTGCCGGCTTACGCAGTTTCCGGGATCGCGCGAGCAGATCCTATTATCACGGGTGTGCAAGGCTTTAAGTATGATGCAGGCGCATTATTGCTGCCATTTGTGTTCACTATGAATACGATCATCCTGCTATTGCCTGAAAATCAAGGGATGTTTGCCTGGTATGAAATCGTTTGGGCTATATTCACTGCCCTCGTCGGCATACTGGCATTCGTCACCGTCATTCAAAACTATATGTTCGTGAAATACCGCTGGTTTGAATGGATATTAGCCCTCAGTTCCGCGCTAGTCTTCATTCACCCCGCTTTCATTTCAGACCTCATCGGTGTCGGGCTCTTCGCGCTGCTCATCAGCACCCATTTGCTGCGCAAGAGATCGATAGACCGAGACCGTGGGAGCGGTGCGGAAGTGACAGCATAA
- a CDS encoding FIMAH domain-containing protein → MTALVEDFEEQGAFASDEAARELLTHMTAVERFEQQGEMARVVEHMEGFYHLLENQQENEQVSDEAYQALTAEVDDFMEQWQ, encoded by the coding sequence ATAACAGCGCTTGTGGAAGATTTTGAGGAACAGGGAGCCTTTGCAAGCGATGAAGCGGCTCGTGAATTGCTGACGCACATGACCGCGGTTGAACGTTTTGAACAACAAGGGGAAATGGCAAGAGTCGTCGAGCATATGGAAGGATTCTATCATTTGCTCGAGAACCAGCAAGAAAATGAACAGGTATCGGATGAAGCCTATCAGGCACTAACAGCAGAGGTTGATGACTTCATGGAGCAATGGCAGTAA
- a CDS encoding NAD(P)H-dependent amine dehydrogenase family protein produces the protein MASDTIALVPYGLGPIGKEILKKGVADKAFRVIGGVDIDPELVGKPLASTLQGEDPKDAFVVSDISELSGKAEPFQQKIAVHATGSNVSSVWPQIRQLLDHGFHVVTTCEEMLYPWDRYPSLSDEIDQYAKSKGLSVIGSGINPGFVMDSLPLAATAVTDDIRSVKAVRQANVGERRVPLQKKVGIGKSEEEFRQLAKDGKIGHVGLEETVRLVAAGLNVKIEHLETKLEPTFAGQDYELSWLTLKNGEVSGQHQQAIANTSENVTIEMELTMALGVESKDEIFVEGTDPLHVIIPNGIFGDTATASMIINTGKRILTQQKPGLLTMLEAGLPFHSVHPIHAQVNR, from the coding sequence ATGGCAAGCGACACAATTGCACTTGTTCCTTATGGGCTTGGTCCAATAGGAAAAGAGATTTTAAAGAAAGGAGTGGCAGATAAAGCGTTTCGTGTGATCGGCGGAGTTGATATTGATCCGGAATTAGTCGGCAAACCGCTGGCATCCACGCTTCAGGGGGAAGACCCGAAAGATGCCTTTGTTGTTTCCGATATTTCTGAACTATCGGGAAAGGCCGAACCTTTTCAACAAAAAATTGCCGTTCATGCAACCGGTTCCAATGTTTCTTCTGTATGGCCGCAAATTCGACAGCTGCTTGATCATGGGTTTCATGTCGTGACGACTTGCGAAGAGATGCTATACCCGTGGGATCGTTATCCGTCCCTCAGTGACGAGATCGATCAATATGCGAAAAGCAAAGGCTTGTCTGTTATTGGAAGCGGGATCAATCCCGGGTTTGTAATGGATTCCCTCCCACTGGCCGCCACAGCTGTGACGGATGACATCCGCTCGGTGAAGGCTGTGCGCCAAGCCAATGTCGGAGAACGGCGGGTGCCGTTACAGAAAAAAGTTGGAATAGGAAAAAGTGAAGAGGAATTCCGGCAACTTGCAAAGGATGGGAAAATCGGCCATGTCGGCTTGGAGGAAACCGTTCGCCTTGTTGCTGCAGGTTTAAACGTTAAAATCGAGCATTTGGAAACCAAACTGGAACCGACGTTTGCCGGGCAAGACTACGAACTTTCCTGGTTAACGCTTAAAAACGGTGAGGTCAGCGGACAGCACCAACAAGCAATCGCAAATACTTCGGAGAACGTAACGATAGAGATGGAGTTAACCATGGCCTTAGGCGTCGAATCAAAAGATGAAATATTCGTCGAAGGGACGGACCCGCTTCATGTTATTATTCCCAACGGAATTTTCGGTGATACCGCGACCGCATCAATGATCATCAACACCGGGAAACGAATTCTTACGCAGCAAAAACCGGGTTTGCTAACGATGCTTGAAGCTGGTCTACCTTTTCACAGCGTCCATCCGATCCATGCGCAGGTGAACAGATGA